A genomic segment from Modestobacter roseus encodes:
- a CDS encoding alpha/beta fold hydrolase — protein sequence MPFVTTPDGVEIFYKDWGTGQPIVFSHGWPLSSDDWDAQLMFFLAQGHRVIAHDRRGHGRSTQVGDGHDMDHYADDLAALTAHLDLHDAVHVGHSTGGGEVVRYLARHGQDRVAKAVLIAAVPPIMVQTDANPGGLPTSVFDGIQEQVATNRSNFYRELPATAFYGFNRDGVQPQEAVIQNWWRQGMMGGAKAHYDGVVAFSQTDFTDDLKKITVPVLVMHGDDDQVVPYADSGPLSAELLPNGTLKTYAGFPHGMPTTQAATINADLLDFIRS from the coding sequence ATGCCCTTCGTCACCACCCCCGACGGCGTCGAGATCTTCTACAAGGACTGGGGCACCGGTCAGCCGATCGTCTTCAGCCACGGCTGGCCGCTGTCGTCCGACGACTGGGACGCCCAGCTGATGTTCTTCCTGGCCCAGGGCCACCGGGTCATCGCCCACGACCGCCGGGGCCACGGCCGCTCCACCCAGGTGGGCGACGGCCACGACATGGACCACTACGCCGACGACCTGGCCGCCCTGACCGCGCACCTGGACCTGCACGACGCGGTGCACGTCGGTCACTCGACGGGTGGGGGCGAGGTCGTCCGGTACCTGGCCCGCCACGGCCAGGACCGGGTGGCGAAGGCGGTGCTGATCGCCGCCGTGCCGCCGATCATGGTGCAGACCGACGCCAACCCCGGCGGGCTGCCCACGAGCGTCTTCGACGGCATCCAGGAGCAGGTGGCCACCAACCGGTCGAACTTCTACCGGGAGCTGCCGGCCACGGCGTTCTACGGCTTCAACCGGGACGGCGTGCAGCCGCAGGAAGCCGTCATCCAGAACTGGTGGCGGCAGGGCATGATGGGCGGCGCCAAGGCCCACTACGACGGCGTCGTCGCGTTCTCCCAGACCGACTTCACCGACGACCTGAAGAAGATCACCGTGCCGGTGCTGGTCATGCACGGCGACGACGACCAGGTCGTGCCGTACGCGGACTCCGGACCGCTGTCGGCCGAGCTGCTGCCGAACGGGACGCTGAAGACCTACGCCGGCTTCCCGCACGGCATGCCGACCACGCAGGCCGCGACGATCAACGCCGACCTGCTGGACTTCATCCGGAGCTGA
- the malQ gene encoding 4-alpha-glucanotransferase, which translates to MTSTPAKPTTDAWGIDASWLDALDEEHTVSEETIELLRQVIGHPPTDLLDRAPIVARPGDPLEVEGAEVTCEDGEVRRVDGSLPEDFPLGYHRLRTTDGRDRRLIVSPGRCWLPEGWRGWGWAVQLYATRGRDSWGIGDLGDLRTVREFAQAQGAGFVLVNPLHAVAPTAGQEDSPYLPATRRFRNPVYLRIADVPGIEAVDAETDAGRALNDGELIDRDAIWAVKRRVLQRVFDAGRDSGADEGPFREWWWHQGQPLMDWATWCAIADEHGPNWQTWPAELVDPRGTGVADFAAGHDRQIAFHAWLQWLLDVQLRAATEGITVIQDLPIGVAGGGADAWAWQDVLAQGVSVGAPPDAFNSQGQDWGSPPLVPWRLQAADYEPFIQSIRATMAGAGGLRVDHVMGLFRLWWVPSDGSAADGAYVRYPYEDMLDIVALESHRAQAIVVGEDLGTVEDGVREAMAEHGILSYRLLWFEEDEPAQWPAEAMAAISTHDLPTVAGLWTGADLTEQREHGVGTEEELERGRASLLARLSTVPADATPVEAVEAAHRRLATAPSTLLSATLDDALAVARRPNMPGTTDRPNWCIPLPVPTEELAGHPGVQAVAGVLAEGLRPAKPQRARKAAKKTAARKKKS; encoded by the coding sequence GTGACCAGCACGCCCGCGAAGCCGACCACCGACGCCTGGGGCATCGACGCCAGCTGGCTCGACGCCCTCGACGAGGAGCACACCGTCTCCGAGGAGACGATCGAACTGCTGCGCCAGGTGATCGGCCATCCACCCACCGACCTGCTCGACCGGGCCCCGATCGTGGCCCGCCCCGGCGACCCGCTGGAGGTCGAGGGCGCGGAGGTGACCTGCGAGGACGGCGAGGTCCGGCGCGTCGACGGCTCGCTGCCGGAGGACTTCCCGCTCGGCTACCACCGGCTGCGCACCACCGACGGCCGCGACCGGCGGCTGATCGTCTCCCCCGGCCGCTGCTGGCTGCCCGAGGGCTGGCGCGGCTGGGGCTGGGCGGTGCAGCTGTACGCCACCCGCGGCCGGGACAGCTGGGGCATCGGCGACCTGGGCGACCTGCGCACCGTCCGGGAGTTCGCCCAGGCGCAGGGGGCGGGCTTCGTGCTGGTCAACCCGCTGCACGCGGTGGCCCCCACCGCGGGCCAGGAGGACAGCCCCTACCTGCCGGCCACCCGCCGGTTCCGCAACCCGGTCTACCTGCGCATCGCCGACGTCCCCGGGATCGAGGCGGTCGACGCCGAGACCGACGCCGGCCGGGCGCTCAACGACGGCGAGCTGATCGACCGCGACGCCATCTGGGCGGTCAAGCGCCGGGTGCTGCAGCGGGTCTTCGACGCCGGGCGCGACTCCGGTGCCGACGAGGGCCCGTTCCGTGAGTGGTGGTGGCACCAGGGCCAGCCGTTGATGGACTGGGCGACCTGGTGCGCGATCGCCGACGAGCACGGGCCGAACTGGCAGACCTGGCCGGCCGAGCTGGTCGACCCCCGCGGCACCGGCGTCGCCGACTTCGCCGCCGGGCACGACCGGCAGATCGCCTTCCACGCCTGGCTGCAGTGGCTGCTCGACGTCCAGCTGCGCGCGGCGACCGAGGGGATCACGGTGATCCAGGACCTGCCGATCGGCGTCGCCGGTGGCGGCGCCGATGCGTGGGCCTGGCAGGACGTGCTGGCCCAGGGCGTGAGCGTGGGCGCCCCGCCGGACGCCTTCAACAGCCAGGGCCAGGACTGGGGCTCCCCGCCGCTGGTGCCCTGGCGCCTGCAGGCCGCCGACTACGAGCCGTTCATCCAGTCGATCCGGGCCACCATGGCCGGTGCGGGCGGCCTGCGGGTCGACCACGTAATGGGGCTGTTCCGGCTGTGGTGGGTGCCCTCGGACGGTTCCGCCGCCGACGGCGCGTACGTGCGCTACCCCTACGAGGACATGCTCGACATCGTCGCGCTGGAGAGCCACCGCGCCCAGGCGATCGTGGTCGGCGAGGACCTCGGCACCGTCGAGGACGGCGTCCGGGAGGCCATGGCCGAGCACGGCATCCTGTCCTACCGCCTGCTCTGGTTCGAGGAGGACGAGCCGGCGCAGTGGCCGGCCGAGGCGATGGCGGCGATCAGCACCCACGACCTGCCCACGGTCGCGGGGCTGTGGACCGGCGCCGACCTGACCGAGCAGCGCGAGCACGGGGTCGGCACCGAGGAGGAGCTGGAGCGCGGCCGGGCCTCGCTGCTGGCGCGGCTGTCCACCGTCCCGGCCGACGCGACGCCCGTCGAGGCGGTCGAGGCCGCCCACCGGCGGCTGGCGACGGCGCCGTCGACGCTGCTGTCGGCGACGCTGGACGACGCCCTGGCCGTGGCACGCCGGCCGAACATGCCCGGCACCACCGACCGGCCCAACTGGTGCATCCCGCTGCCGGTGCCCACCGAGGAGCTGGCCGGGCACCCCGGCGTGCAGGCGGTGGCCGGGGTGCTGGCCGAGGGGCTGCGGCCCGCGAAGCCCCAGCGCGCCCGGAAGGCCGCGAAGAAGACGGCCGCGAGGAAGAAGAAGAGCTGA
- a CDS encoding ABC transporter substrate-binding protein, whose translation MPRSRSLARRTLTGVLALAVPVSLLAACGSDAEGDAAAAPSSSEESGAFPVTIEHAYGATEIPEEPIRVVSLGYTEQDAILAFDVVPVAVRYAFGPEDDVFFPWADEAAGDAGIAGAGEVEILPRNEVDPEAVAALDPDLIMAVTAGLTEDEYETFSQIAPTVVQPAEYTAFGTPWQEQTRVTGQALGQPERAEERIADVEAQIEQVRADHPEFAGKTVTLSGPAYEGEYPFHTSADTRTQFFLDLGMTVDPALDAVADSEFYGTVSREEARMLEADLIVFQSGSDAERAGIEGDPVLSGLQTVTDGRVVFAEGADYDALQFASALSLPYLLESFVPELSAALG comes from the coding sequence ATGCCACGCTCCCGCTCGCTCGCGCGCCGCACGCTCACCGGCGTGCTGGCCCTCGCCGTCCCCGTGTCCCTGCTGGCCGCCTGCGGCTCCGACGCCGAGGGGGACGCTGCCGCGGCGCCGTCCTCGAGCGAGGAGAGCGGCGCGTTCCCGGTCACCATCGAGCACGCCTACGGCGCCACCGAGATCCCCGAGGAGCCCATCCGGGTGGTCTCCCTCGGCTACACCGAACAGGACGCGATCCTGGCCTTCGACGTCGTGCCGGTCGCCGTCCGGTACGCCTTCGGGCCCGAGGACGACGTCTTCTTCCCCTGGGCCGACGAGGCCGCCGGCGACGCCGGGATCGCCGGTGCAGGTGAGGTGGAGATCCTGCCCCGCAACGAGGTCGACCCCGAGGCGGTCGCCGCGCTGGACCCGGACCTGATCATGGCCGTGACCGCCGGGCTCACCGAGGACGAGTACGAGACGTTCAGCCAGATCGCGCCCACCGTCGTCCAGCCGGCCGAGTACACGGCCTTCGGCACCCCGTGGCAGGAGCAGACCCGGGTGACCGGGCAGGCCCTGGGGCAGCCCGAGCGGGCCGAGGAGCGCATCGCCGACGTCGAGGCGCAGATCGAGCAGGTCCGTGCCGACCACCCCGAGTTCGCGGGGAAGACCGTCACCCTGTCCGGCCCGGCCTACGAGGGCGAGTACCCGTTCCACACCTCGGCGGACACCCGCACCCAGTTCTTCCTCGACCTGGGCATGACCGTCGACCCCGCGCTGGACGCCGTGGCCGACAGCGAGTTCTACGGCACGGTGAGCCGCGAGGAGGCCCGGATGCTGGAGGCGGACCTGATCGTCTTCCAGTCCGGCTCGGACGCCGAGCGGGCCGGCATCGAGGGCGACCCGGTGCTCTCCGGCCTGCAGACCGTGACCGACGGCCGGGTGGTCTTCGCCGAGGGCGCGGACTACGACGCCCTGCAGTTCGCCAGCGCGCTGAGCCTGCCCTACCTGCTGGAGTCCTTCGTGCCGGAGCTGTCCGCCGCCCTGGGGTGA
- the hrpB gene encoding ATP-dependent helicase HrpB yields MLPPPGTPGADLPVRAVLARLTEALTAAGTAVLVAPPGTGKTSLVPLALADHLPGRVLVAEPRRVAARAAARRMAALVGEPVGRSVGYSVRGDSRRSDATRVEVVTTGLLVRRLQADPELPGVAAVVLDECHERQLDTDLALAFGVDVRAALRPELALLAMSATAQASRLAALLGGEGGPAPVVEATGALHDVETVWCPPEPAVAPPHGTRVDPRLLDAVATTVRRALAEAAGDVLVFLPGAAEIGGVAGRLTGVDADVRPLHGRLPAADQDAALTPGPRRRVVLATDVAETSLTVPGVRVVVDAGLARVPRFDVARGLGALVTVRVSRAAAVQRAGRAGREAPGRVYRLWSAAEHDRLPAAAEPEIAVGDLTGFALELACWGSPDAAGLALPDAPPEAAFTVARAALRELGAVDDAGRVTARGRALTAVGAHPRLARALLDGAPLVGRRRAAEVVALLSADVAPRSDDLVAEWRALRGARGGPAARWRDEAGRLARAVPDAAPAGSGPDGHLPDDQLPDDQLPDDQAAGLVVGLAHPEWLARRRPGAERTYLLAAGTGAELTPGTALGGATWLAVAAADRAPGRADARVRLAVAVDEATALDAGASLRRTGPEVSWRDGDVRAAQVERLGAVVLTERPLPDPDPAAVGAAVAEGLRREGLELLHWTPAAGALRARLAAAHAGLGDPWPAVDDAALLAALADSPAVAAARDRAALRRVDVAGALRSLVPWQLAGRLDELVPERVVVPTGSALRVDYADPSVPTLSVRVQEVFGWADAPVVAGRPLRLQLLSPASRVIATTGDLAGFWVTGWPGVRSELRGRYPRHPWPEDPASAAPTRRAKPRGGPG; encoded by the coding sequence GTGCTGCCACCGCCGGGGACGCCGGGCGCCGACCTGCCGGTCCGCGCCGTGCTCGCCCGGCTCACCGAGGCGCTCACCGCCGCCGGCACCGCGGTGCTGGTCGCCCCGCCGGGCACCGGCAAGACCTCGCTGGTGCCGCTGGCACTGGCCGACCACCTGCCGGGCCGGGTGCTCGTCGCCGAGCCCCGCCGGGTCGCGGCCCGCGCCGCTGCCCGGCGGATGGCCGCCCTGGTCGGTGAGCCGGTGGGGCGGTCGGTCGGCTACAGCGTGCGCGGCGACAGCCGGCGCAGCGACGCCACCCGGGTGGAGGTGGTCACCACCGGCCTGCTGGTGCGCCGGCTGCAGGCCGACCCGGAGCTGCCAGGGGTCGCCGCGGTGGTGCTCGACGAGTGCCACGAGCGGCAGCTGGACACCGACCTCGCGCTGGCCTTCGGCGTCGACGTGCGCGCCGCGCTGCGCCCGGAGCTGGCCCTGCTGGCGATGTCGGCGACGGCGCAGGCATCGCGGCTGGCGGCCTTGCTGGGCGGCGAGGGTGGGCCGGCGCCGGTGGTCGAGGCCACCGGAGCGCTGCACGACGTCGAGACCGTCTGGTGCCCGCCGGAACCCGCGGTGGCCCCGCCGCACGGCACCCGGGTCGACCCGCGGCTGCTGGACGCGGTCGCCACCACGGTCCGGCGCGCCCTGGCCGAGGCGGCCGGCGACGTGCTGGTCTTCCTGCCCGGCGCGGCGGAGATCGGCGGGGTGGCCGGCCGGCTCACCGGCGTCGACGCCGACGTCCGCCCGCTGCACGGCCGGCTGCCGGCCGCCGACCAGGACGCCGCCCTGACCCCCGGACCACGACGGCGGGTGGTGCTGGCCACCGACGTCGCCGAGACCAGCCTGACGGTGCCCGGCGTGCGCGTCGTCGTCGATGCCGGGCTGGCCCGGGTGCCCCGGTTCGACGTCGCCCGGGGGCTGGGCGCGCTGGTGACGGTGCGGGTCTCCCGGGCCGCGGCGGTGCAGCGCGCCGGCCGCGCCGGGCGGGAGGCACCGGGGCGGGTGTACCGGCTGTGGTCGGCCGCCGAGCACGACCGGCTGCCGGCCGCCGCCGAGCCGGAGATCGCGGTCGGCGACCTCACCGGCTTCGCCCTCGAGCTGGCCTGCTGGGGCTCCCCCGACGCCGCCGGCCTGGCGCTGCCCGACGCACCTCCCGAGGCCGCGTTCACGGTGGCCCGGGCGGCGCTGCGCGAACTGGGCGCGGTGGACGACGCCGGGCGGGTCACCGCCCGGGGCCGCGCGCTGACCGCGGTGGGCGCCCATCCCCGGCTGGCCCGCGCGCTGCTCGACGGTGCGCCACTGGTGGGCCGGCGGCGGGCCGCGGAGGTGGTGGCGCTGCTGTCGGCCGACGTCGCACCCCGGTCCGACGACCTGGTCGCGGAGTGGCGCGCCCTGCGCGGCGCCCGAGGCGGGCCCGCCGCCCGGTGGCGGGACGAGGCCGGCCGGCTCGCGCGGGCGGTGCCCGACGCGGCACCGGCCGGGTCGGGGCCCGACGGCCACCTCCCTGACGACCAGCTCCCCGACGACCAGCTCCCCGACGACCAGGCGGCCGGGCTGGTCGTCGGCCTGGCGCACCCGGAGTGGCTGGCCCGGCGGCGGCCGGGCGCCGAGCGGACGTACCTGCTGGCGGCCGGCACCGGCGCGGAGCTGACGCCGGGCACCGCGCTGGGCGGGGCGACCTGGCTGGCGGTGGCCGCCGCCGACCGGGCGCCCGGCCGGGCCGACGCGCGGGTGCGGCTGGCGGTCGCCGTCGACGAGGCGACGGCGCTGGACGCCGGCGCGTCCCTGCGCCGCACGGGCCCGGAGGTGTCGTGGCGCGACGGCGACGTGCGGGCGGCGCAGGTGGAGCGGCTGGGTGCGGTGGTGCTCACCGAGCGGCCGCTGCCCGACCCGGACCCGGCGGCGGTGGGCGCGGCGGTGGCCGAGGGGCTGCGCCGCGAGGGGCTGGAGCTGCTGCACTGGACGCCCGCGGCCGGCGCGCTGCGTGCACGGCTCGCCGCGGCGCACGCCGGCCTCGGCGACCCGTGGCCGGCGGTCGACGACGCCGCGCTGCTGGCGGCGCTCGCGGACAGCCCGGCGGTGGCCGCGGCCCGGGACCGGGCGGCGCTGCGGCGGGTCGACGTCGCCGGGGCGCTGCGGTCGCTGGTGCCCTGGCAGCTGGCCGGCCGGCTGGACGAGCTGGTGCCCGAGCGGGTCGTGGTGCCCACCGGCTCCGCGCTGCGGGTGGACTACGCCGACCCGTCGGTGCCGACGCTGTCGGTGCGGGTGCAGGAGGTGTTCGGCTGGGCCGACGCCCCGGTGGTGGCCGGCCGGCCGCTGCGCCTGCAGCTGCTCTCCCCCGCCTCCCGGGTGATCGCCACCACCGGCGACCTGGCCGGTTTCTGGGTCACCGGGTGGCCCGGCGTGCGCAGCGAGCTGCGCGGCCGCTACCCCCGCCACCCGTGGCCGGAGGACCCGGCGTCGGCAGCCCCGACCCGCCGTGCCAAGCCGCGCGGCGGGCCGGGGTGA
- a CDS encoding elongation factor G-like protein EF-G2 codes for MAGQGRENGRDRPGAPAPRPPDRVRNVALVGRAGAGKTTLAEALAAATGAVPRAGRVEDGTTCLDTDEVEVRLQHSVTLHAATVEHDGHRITLFDTPGSPDFLGELRAALRAADAALFVVSAVAGVDAGTVTLWDECAAAGLPRAVVVTQLDRPRADVAEVVRACAAQLGAGVHPVQLVDGGALVSLLEPQPGTPDADRLRAELIEAVIAESEDETLMERYLDGAPIGLPELVADLETAVTRGAFHPVLCVSPLTGLGVDALLDLLVTGFPSPLERPCPPVLRPDGSPAGRVSCDPDGPLVAEVVKTTTDPYLGRISLVRVFSGRLRPDMPVHVSGHGQGHGWGDRHPDHDADERVGAISGALGSVLRPVAECLAGDVCAVARLATAETGDTLSDPERPLVVQPWDLPVPQLPVAVAAASRTDEDRLAAALARLTLEDPIVRVERRTDTGQLLLWCTGDAHAEVLLEHLRTRYQVTVATPPVRVALVETLAGPATVTARHVKQSGGHGQYAVVVVEGRPGPPGSGITFDQRVVGGAVPGQFHGSVEKGIRTQAARGVSPDRPLVDVAVTLVDGKAHSVDSSDAAFAAAGALALRELAATAGTRVLEPWCRIEAVVPVDAVGPVLGDLAGRRARVTGSDVGPGREETTVRAEVPERELLDYARALRSLSHGTGRFRREPLGHEPAPAAVAAELQPA; via the coding sequence GTGGCCGGTCAGGGCAGGGAGAACGGCAGGGACAGGCCGGGCGCTCCTGCGCCCCGCCCGCCGGACCGGGTGCGCAACGTCGCACTGGTCGGACGGGCGGGGGCGGGGAAGACCACGCTGGCCGAGGCGCTGGCGGCGGCGACCGGGGCGGTGCCCCGGGCCGGGCGGGTGGAGGACGGCACCACCTGCCTGGACACCGACGAGGTGGAAGTGCGGCTGCAGCACTCGGTGACGCTGCACGCGGCCACCGTGGAGCACGACGGCCACCGGATCACCCTCTTCGACACCCCGGGGTCGCCGGACTTCCTCGGCGAGCTGCGGGCCGCGCTGCGCGCCGCCGACGCCGCGCTGTTCGTCGTCTCCGCCGTGGCCGGGGTCGACGCCGGCACCGTCACGCTCTGGGACGAGTGCGCGGCGGCCGGCCTGCCGCGCGCCGTCGTCGTCACCCAGCTCGACCGGCCCCGGGCCGACGTCGCGGAGGTGGTCCGCGCCTGCGCGGCCCAGTTGGGCGCGGGCGTGCACCCGGTGCAGCTGGTCGACGGGGGCGCCCTGGTCTCGCTGCTCGAACCCCAGCCGGGCACGCCGGACGCCGACCGGCTGCGCGCCGAGCTCATCGAGGCGGTGATCGCCGAGAGCGAGGACGAGACGCTGATGGAGCGCTACCTCGACGGCGCCCCGATCGGCCTGCCCGAGCTGGTCGCCGACCTCGAGACCGCGGTCACCCGGGGGGCCTTCCACCCGGTGCTGTGCGTCTCCCCGCTCACCGGGCTCGGCGTGGACGCACTGCTGGACCTGCTGGTCACCGGCTTCCCGTCGCCGCTGGAGCGGCCCTGCCCGCCGGTGCTGCGCCCCGACGGCAGCCCCGCCGGCCGGGTCTCCTGCGACCCCGACGGCCCGCTGGTGGCCGAGGTGGTCAAGACCACCACCGACCCCTACCTGGGCCGGATCAGCCTGGTGCGGGTCTTCTCCGGGCGGCTCCGGCCGGACATGCCGGTGCACGTCTCCGGGCACGGGCAGGGGCACGGGTGGGGCGACCGGCACCCCGACCACGACGCCGACGAGCGGGTGGGCGCGATCTCCGGCGCGCTCGGCAGCGTGCTGCGCCCGGTGGCCGAGTGCCTGGCCGGTGACGTGTGCGCGGTCGCCCGGCTGGCGACGGCGGAGACCGGGGACACCCTGTCCGACCCCGAGCGACCGCTGGTGGTCCAGCCGTGGGACCTGCCCGTGCCACAGCTGCCGGTCGCGGTGGCGGCGGCCTCCCGCACCGACGAGGACCGGCTGGCCGCGGCGCTCGCCCGGCTCACCCTGGAGGACCCCATCGTGCGGGTCGAGCGGCGCACCGACACCGGGCAGCTGCTGCTGTGGTGCACGGGCGACGCGCACGCGGAGGTGCTGCTGGAGCACCTGCGCACCCGCTACCAGGTCACCGTCGCCACCCCACCGGTGCGGGTGGCGCTGGTGGAGACGCTCGCCGGGCCGGCGACGGTCACCGCCCGGCACGTGAAGCAGTCCGGCGGGCACGGCCAGTACGCCGTTGTCGTGGTGGAGGGCCGGCCCGGGCCGCCCGGGTCGGGGATCACCTTCGACCAGCGGGTGGTCGGCGGCGCGGTGCCCGGGCAGTTCCACGGCAGCGTGGAGAAGGGCATCCGCACGCAGGCCGCCCGCGGGGTGAGCCCGGACCGGCCGCTGGTCGACGTCGCCGTCACCCTGGTCGACGGCAAGGCGCACTCGGTCGACTCCTCCGACGCGGCCTTCGCCGCCGCCGGTGCGCTGGCGCTTCGCGAGCTCGCCGCGACCGCCGGCACCCGCGTGCTGGAGCCGTGGTGCCGGATCGAGGCGGTCGTGCCGGTCGACGCGGTGGGCCCGGTGCTCGGCGACCTCGCCGGCCGGCGGGCCCGGGTGACCGGCAGCGACGTCGGCCCCGGCCGCGAGGAGACGACGGTGCGCGCCGAGGTGCCCGAGCGGGAACTGCTCGACTACGCCCGCGCGCTCCGCTCGCTCTCCCACGGCACCGGCCGGTTCCGCCGGGAACCGCTGGGTCATGAGCCGGCGCCGGCCGCGGTCGCCGCCGAGCTGCAGCCCGCGTGA
- a CDS encoding SLC13 family permease, translating into MSAESGTRPERTGSSASRAGEPVDQDQPDVTDTAVPPRRQWAGRIGGPVAALVVYFLLRQSDDLSTAGRTTAAIGVLLAVWWMTEALPLPATALVPIVAFPLLGVLPVGEATAPYADPNIFLFMGGFMIALAMQKWELHRRIALLTVRAVGTEPNRLIGGFMVATAFLSMWVSNTATTVLMLPIGLSVLLLVLDRVGAGDEDAAAADQARGGTTAVTEAIKDKDTRNFAVALMLGIAYAASIGSLATLIGTPPNLILAAFVRQNYDIVLGFGEWMLLGLPLAVVFLGLAWLVLTKVAFRSGLREIPGGRQVIQSELDQLGKMSRGEWTVLAVFVVTALLWVFRQPLTGWEALTDVLPFVAELSDPAIAIAAAIALFLIPVKAREGVSVLDWHTAQQLPWGVLLLFGGGLSLAAAVQESGLDEYIGGQVGAVGALPAIVLVSITAGVVLLLTEVTSNTATAAAFLPVLGGVALGLDLLPLVLLVPAALAATCAFMLPVATPPNAIVFGSGYVTIGQMLRAGVVLNVIGIVLITAAVYLLGGVALGITF; encoded by the coding sequence GTGAGCGCCGAGAGCGGCACCCGCCCCGAGCGGACCGGCTCCTCGGCGTCACGGGCCGGGGAGCCGGTCGACCAGGACCAGCCCGACGTCACCGACACCGCCGTCCCGCCGCGGCGGCAGTGGGCCGGCCGCATCGGCGGCCCGGTCGCCGCGCTCGTCGTCTACTTCCTGCTCCGCCAGAGCGACGACCTGAGCACCGCCGGGCGCACCACCGCGGCGATCGGGGTGCTGCTCGCGGTCTGGTGGATGACGGAGGCCCTGCCGTTGCCGGCGACGGCGCTGGTGCCGATCGTGGCGTTCCCGCTGCTCGGGGTGCTCCCGGTCGGCGAGGCCACCGCGCCCTACGCCGACCCGAACATCTTCCTGTTCATGGGCGGCTTCATGATCGCGCTGGCGATGCAGAAGTGGGAGCTGCACCGGCGCATCGCACTGCTCACCGTGCGGGCGGTCGGCACGGAGCCGAACCGGCTGATCGGCGGCTTCATGGTCGCCACCGCGTTCCTCAGCATGTGGGTGAGCAACACCGCCACCACCGTGCTGATGCTGCCCATCGGGCTCAGCGTGCTGCTGCTGGTGCTGGACCGGGTGGGCGCCGGGGACGAGGACGCCGCCGCCGCTGACCAGGCCCGAGGAGGGACGACGGCGGTCACCGAGGCCATCAAGGACAAGGACACCCGCAATTTCGCCGTCGCGCTGATGCTGGGCATCGCCTACGCCGCCAGCATCGGCTCGCTCGCCACGCTCATCGGCACCCCGCCCAACCTGATCCTGGCGGCCTTCGTCCGGCAGAACTACGACATCGTCCTGGGGTTCGGGGAGTGGATGCTGCTCGGCCTGCCGCTGGCGGTGGTCTTCCTCGGGCTCGCCTGGCTGGTGCTCACCAAGGTGGCCTTCCGGTCCGGTCTGCGGGAGATCCCCGGGGGTCGGCAGGTCATCCAGTCCGAGCTGGACCAGCTCGGGAAGATGTCCCGCGGCGAGTGGACCGTGCTCGCGGTGTTCGTCGTCACGGCCCTGCTGTGGGTGTTCCGGCAGCCGCTGACCGGGTGGGAGGCGCTCACCGACGTGCTGCCGTTCGTCGCCGAGCTCAGCGACCCGGCCATCGCGATCGCGGCCGCGATCGCCCTGTTCCTCATCCCGGTGAAGGCGCGGGAGGGCGTCTCGGTGCTGGACTGGCACACCGCCCAGCAGCTGCCCTGGGGGGTGCTGCTGCTCTTCGGCGGCGGGCTGAGCCTGGCCGCCGCGGTCCAGGAGAGCGGGCTGGACGAGTACATCGGCGGCCAGGTGGGCGCGGTCGGGGCGCTGCCGGCCATCGTGCTGGTGTCCATCACCGCCGGCGTGGTGCTGCTGCTCACCGAGGTCACCAGCAACACCGCCACCGCCGCCGCCTTCCTGCCGGTCCTCGGCGGGGTCGCGCTCGGGCTGGACCTGCTGCCGCTGGTGCTGCTGGTGCCCGCGGCCCTGGCGGCCACCTGCGCGTTCATGCTCCCGGTGGCCACCCCGCCCAACGCCATCGTGTTCGGCTCGGGCTACGTCACGATCGGGCAGATGCTGCGGGCCGGTGTCGTCCTCAACGTGATCGGCATCGTGCTGATCACCGCCGCGGTCTACCTGCTCGGCGGGGTCGCGCTCGGCATCACGTTCTGA